A DNA window from Vibrio tarriae contains the following coding sequences:
- the phnW gene encoding 2-aminoethylphosphonate--pyruvate transaminase, producing the protein MKNAYLLLTPGPLSTSESVREAMLKDWCTWDDDYNLEIVEVIRRKLVTLATTQSGYTSVLMQGSGTASVEATIGSVMLPTDKLLVIDNGAYGARIAQIAQYLNIACRVIAPGETAQPNLDEIADVLTHDPAITHVAIVHCETTTGMLNPIAEVAKIAKQHGKRVILDAMSSFGGIPMDIGALGIDFMISSANKCIQGVPGFGFVIAKRSELEQCQGRARSLTLDLFDQWQCMEKNHGKWRFTSPTHTVRAFYQALLELENEGGIAARYQRYQTNQTQLVKGMRELGFAPLLPEKLHSPIITSFYSPEHSDYQFAEFYQRLKQQGFVIYPGKVSHADCFRIGNIGEVYPQDIERLLSAMQHAMYWQQA; encoded by the coding sequence ATGAAGAATGCTTATCTACTGCTGACACCAGGACCGCTTTCCACCTCAGAATCCGTGCGTGAAGCTATGCTTAAAGACTGGTGTACTTGGGATGATGATTACAACTTAGAGATTGTTGAAGTGATCCGCCGCAAACTCGTCACACTGGCCACCACACAATCCGGTTACACCTCGGTGTTGATGCAAGGCAGTGGCACCGCTTCTGTCGAAGCCACCATTGGAAGCGTGATGTTACCGACGGATAAGCTACTCGTGATTGATAACGGTGCTTATGGCGCACGCATCGCGCAAATCGCTCAGTACCTGAATATCGCATGTCGTGTTATTGCTCCCGGAGAAACGGCGCAGCCTAATCTTGATGAGATTGCCGATGTGCTGACCCATGATCCGGCAATTACGCATGTGGCAATTGTGCACTGCGAAACCACCACCGGCATGCTGAACCCGATTGCTGAAGTGGCTAAGATCGCTAAACAGCATGGCAAGCGTGTGATTCTCGATGCGATGTCGAGCTTTGGCGGTATTCCGATGGATATTGGTGCTCTGGGTATCGATTTTATGATCAGCTCAGCCAACAAATGCATTCAAGGGGTGCCGGGATTTGGTTTTGTGATTGCCAAACGCAGCGAGCTTGAACAGTGCCAAGGCCGCGCACGCTCACTCACTTTAGATTTGTTCGACCAATGGCAATGTATGGAGAAAAATCACGGCAAGTGGCGTTTTACCTCTCCCACTCATACGGTTCGTGCGTTCTATCAAGCGTTACTTGAGTTGGAAAACGAAGGTGGCATCGCGGCGCGCTATCAGCGTTATCAGACCAATCAGACCCAATTGGTGAAAGGCATGCGTGAACTGGGTTTTGCCCCGTTACTCCCAGAAAAGCTGCATTCCCCCATCATCACCTCTTTCTATTCACCTGAACATTCGGATTACCAGTTTGCGGAGTTTTATCAGCGCTTAAAACAGCAAGGCTTTGTGATTTATCCCGGCAAAGTCAGTCACGCTGACTGTTTTCGGATTGGCAATATTGGTGAGGTGTATCCGCAAGATATTGAGCGCCTACTGAGCGCCATGCAGCACGCTATGTATTGGCAACAAGCGTAA
- a CDS encoding aspartate aminotransferase family protein encodes MKAFDPLSPHSATHWRSEGDINTTAARRDWLAHVNDETTLNLLQRDENVFLHQAMSTPCLDVLASAAGCYLYDVSGKSYLDFHGNNVHQLGHGHPQVIEKITEQMQTLPFAPRRFTHDTAIRCAEKLTEIAGGELNRVLFAPGGTSVIGMALKLARHVTQNFKVVSLWDAFHGASLDAISIGGEACFRQGMGPLMAGVERIPPAITYRGAFPREDGCDVHYADYLEYVIEKEGGIGAFIAEAVRNTDVQVPSRAYWQRVREICDKHNVLLIIDDIPNGMGRSGEWFTHQAFGIEPDILCIGKGLGAGLIPIAALLTKDKYNTAAQVSLGHYTHEKSPLGCAAALATIEVIEQQNLLAKVQADSVYMRQRLSQMQQQFSLIGDVRGMGLLWGIELVTDRETKQRAHDEAEAILYHCLRHGLSFKVSQGNVLQLSPPLIISRQELDQALDILYSALLAVSQQMNYSY; translated from the coding sequence ATGAAAGCATTCGATCCCCTCTCGCCACATAGCGCAACTCACTGGCGCAGCGAAGGCGATATCAATACCACCGCCGCACGTCGTGATTGGTTAGCGCATGTGAATGATGAAACCACTCTGAATTTGTTACAACGTGACGAAAATGTATTTCTGCATCAAGCCATGTCCACACCTTGTCTCGATGTATTGGCCAGTGCAGCGGGCTGCTATTTGTATGATGTGTCAGGGAAAAGTTATCTCGATTTTCATGGCAATAATGTGCATCAACTCGGTCATGGGCATCCGCAGGTGATCGAAAAAATCACCGAACAGATGCAAACCTTGCCTTTCGCCCCGCGCCGTTTTACCCATGACACCGCCATTCGCTGCGCAGAAAAGCTCACGGAGATTGCCGGCGGTGAGCTAAACCGAGTGCTGTTCGCTCCCGGCGGCACTTCGGTGATTGGTATGGCGCTCAAATTAGCTCGTCATGTCACGCAGAATTTTAAAGTGGTCAGTTTGTGGGATGCTTTTCATGGCGCGTCGCTGGATGCGATCTCTATTGGCGGCGAAGCTTGCTTCCGTCAAGGCATGGGGCCACTGATGGCAGGCGTGGAGCGTATTCCTCCAGCCATCACTTATCGCGGTGCATTTCCCCGAGAAGACGGCTGCGATGTGCACTACGCCGATTACTTGGAATACGTGATTGAAAAAGAAGGCGGCATTGGCGCATTCATCGCCGAAGCGGTACGCAATACCGATGTACAAGTACCAAGCCGCGCCTATTGGCAACGCGTAAGGGAAATCTGCGATAAACACAATGTATTGCTGATCATTGATGACATTCCCAACGGCATGGGGCGCAGCGGTGAGTGGTTTACTCACCAAGCGTTCGGCATCGAGCCTGATATTTTGTGTATCGGCAAAGGTTTGGGGGCTGGTCTTATCCCCATCGCCGCTCTACTTACCAAGGATAAATACAACACCGCCGCGCAGGTTTCTTTGGGGCATTACACCCATGAAAAAAGCCCGCTGGGCTGCGCTGCAGCATTAGCCACAATTGAAGTGATTGAGCAGCAAAACTTACTCGCTAAAGTTCAAGCGGATAGCGTTTATATGCGTCAACGTCTTAGTCAAATGCAGCAGCAATTTTCACTGATTGGCGATGTGCGCGGTATGGGTTTGCTTTGGGGCATTGAACTGGTAACTGATCGCGAGACCAAACAGCGTGCTCACGATGAAGCCGAAGCCATACTTTATCACTGCTTACGTCATGGGCTGAGCTTTAAAGTCTCACAAGGCAATGTGCTGCAGCTTAGCCCGCCATTGATCATTTCACGTCAAGAGCTAGATCAAGCTCTCGATATTCTCTATTCCGCTTTGCTCGCTGTTAGCCAGCAGATGAATTACTCATATTAA
- a CDS encoding putative 2-aminoethylphosphonate ABC transporter substrate-binding protein, translated as MMNPRILKGTLTAIAALMSAHAFAGQEVTVYTAFETDLLAKYKSAFEKENPDIEIKWVRDSTGIMTAKLLAEKDNPRAEVVWGLAGSSMALLKDQGVLKPYTPKGANELRANLNDPQAQQAWYGNDAFFNAVCFNEAVAKQLNLPKPQSWEDLTNPVYKGHIAMPNPASSGTGYMQVSAWLQNMGEDKAWDYMQRLDKNIAHYTHSGSKPCVQAGMGEVAIGISMATRGAKLKTQGAPLDVIVPNGIGWESEAVGLVKASDAAKRVVDWSVSKVANELYIESYPVVGHQDVRKQVPNYPNVEKVMAKMDFTQMGSDRARVLQTWSEKFDAKSEPKS; from the coding sequence ATGATGAATCCACGTATATTGAAAGGAACCTTAACGGCGATCGCAGCACTTATGTCTGCTCACGCGTTTGCGGGACAAGAAGTCACGGTTTATACCGCATTTGAAACCGATCTGCTGGCGAAATACAAAAGCGCTTTTGAAAAAGAGAACCCAGATATTGAGATTAAGTGGGTACGCGATTCGACCGGGATCATGACGGCAAAACTGCTGGCTGAAAAAGACAACCCACGTGCCGAAGTGGTGTGGGGATTGGCTGGATCGTCAATGGCTCTCCTCAAAGATCAAGGTGTACTAAAACCTTATACTCCAAAAGGGGCGAACGAGTTACGAGCTAATTTGAACGATCCACAAGCGCAGCAAGCATGGTATGGCAACGATGCTTTTTTTAACGCGGTATGCTTTAACGAAGCGGTGGCAAAACAGCTGAATTTACCCAAGCCACAGAGTTGGGAAGATTTGACCAACCCTGTTTACAAAGGCCACATTGCGATGCCTAACCCTGCGTCTTCCGGCACGGGGTACATGCAAGTCTCCGCATGGTTGCAAAACATGGGCGAAGATAAAGCGTGGGATTACATGCAACGTCTTGATAAAAATATTGCCCATTACACGCATTCTGGCTCAAAACCTTGCGTTCAAGCGGGGATGGGTGAAGTGGCGATCGGCATCTCAATGGCAACGCGTGGCGCAAAACTCAAAACCCAAGGCGCACCGTTGGATGTGATTGTACCAAACGGCATTGGCTGGGAATCGGAAGCGGTAGGGCTAGTCAAAGCAAGCGATGCGGCAAAACGTGTGGTCGATTGGTCTGTCTCTAAAGTCGCGAATGAGCTGTATATTGAAAGCTATCCCGTTGTAGGTCATCAAGATGTCAGGAAGCAAGTTCCTAACTATCCCAATGTTGAAAAAGTGATGGCGAAGATGGACTTCACGCAAATGGGAAGTGATCGTGCCCGCGTGCTGCAAACCTGGTCTGAAAAGTTTGATGCTAAATCGGAACCCAAATCTTAA
- the phnX gene encoding phosphonoacetaldehyde hydrolase gives MMNSPIQAVIFDWAGTIVDFGSFAPTSIFVEAFKQGFDFEISLAEAREPMGLGKWQHIEAVGKLPCVAQRWQKQFGRPMQASDIDAIYAAFMPLQIAKVADHAAPIPHSLEVVEQIRSRGIKIGSCSGYPRQVMDVLIAAAADYGYRPDYVVATDDLPQGGRPAPFMALKNVIELGVTDVRACVKVDDALPGIEEGHNAGMWTVGLLLSGNEAGLTLEEYQHADAKTLQVARERAQAKLQQAKPHYLIDTVADLPAVLAQIEQRLLAGERP, from the coding sequence ATTATGAACTCTCCGATTCAAGCCGTTATTTTCGATTGGGCTGGCACTATTGTGGATTTTGGATCCTTTGCGCCGACCTCTATTTTTGTTGAAGCTTTCAAGCAAGGTTTTGATTTTGAGATTAGTCTTGCCGAAGCTCGCGAGCCAATGGGACTGGGCAAATGGCAACACATTGAAGCAGTAGGAAAACTCCCCTGTGTTGCGCAGCGCTGGCAGAAGCAATTTGGACGCCCGATGCAAGCCAGCGATATTGATGCGATTTACGCCGCCTTTATGCCGCTGCAAATCGCCAAAGTCGCCGATCACGCAGCACCGATCCCACACTCACTTGAAGTGGTTGAACAGATCCGATCGCGTGGGATCAAAATCGGATCTTGCTCTGGTTATCCACGCCAAGTGATGGACGTGTTGATCGCTGCGGCAGCCGATTACGGTTATCGTCCGGATTATGTGGTTGCTACCGATGATTTACCGCAAGGTGGCCGCCCCGCCCCTTTTATGGCACTCAAAAATGTCATTGAGCTTGGCGTGACCGATGTACGCGCTTGCGTGAAAGTCGATGATGCGCTGCCCGGCATCGAGGAAGGCCATAATGCGGGGATGTGGACGGTCGGTTTACTACTGTCAGGCAACGAAGCTGGGTTAACCCTTGAAGAGTATCAACATGCCGATGCCAAAACGCTGCAAGTGGCGCGCGAACGTGCACAAGCCAAACTGCAACAGGCAAAACCGCATTATTTGATCGATACGGTTGCAGACTTGCCTGCCGTGCTCGCACAAATTGAGCAAAGATTATTAGCCGGTGAACGACCTTAA